The segment CCCAGGCCATGCTGGCGGGTGACGCCATGCAGGCCCTGGCCTTCGAGGTGCTGACGCCCGAGAGCGGCGTGGCGCCCGCCCTGCAGGCCCGGCTGTGCGCGCTGCTGGCGCGGGCCTCGGGTCATGCCGGTATGGCCGGCGGTCAGGCCATCGACCTGGCCAGCGTGGGCAAGGCCCTGGACGAGAACACCCTGCGCGATATGCACCGCCGCAAGACGGGGGTGCTGCTGCAGGCCAGCGTGCTGATGGGGGCGGCCTGCGGCCCGGCCAGCGCACAGGCCTGGCAGGCCCTGTCGGACTACGGTGCCGCCATCGGCTTGGCTTTCCAGGTGGTGGACGATATTCTGGATGTGACGCAGGACTCTGCCGTGCTGGGCAAGACCGCCGGCAAGGACCAGGACGCGAACAAGCCGACCTATGTGTCCGTGCTGGGGCTGGATGAGGCGCGCGCCTATGCCTGCCGTCTGCGCGACCAGGCCCACGAAGCCCTGGCCCGCAGCGGCTTGGCCAGCACCGCCTGGCTGAGCGTGCTGGCCGACAAGGTGGTGGAGCGGGACAACTGAGCCCGCATGTCCGCGCTTCCAACAACTCAAGCAAGCTGGGAATAAGAGCATGAACTATGCCCTGCTGAAGACCGTCAACAGCCCCTCCGATCTGCGCCGCCTGCCGCGCGCCGACCTGGGCAGGCTGGCCGATGAGCTGCGTGCCTATGTGCTGGAGTCGGTCTCCAAGACCGGTGGCCACCTGGGCTCCAATCTGGGCACGGTGGAACTGACCATCGCCCTGCACTACGTGTTCAACACGCCCCAGGACCGGCTGGTCTGGGACGTGGGTCACCAGACCTATCCGCACAAGGTGCTGACCGGCCGCCGCGAGGCCATGGCCACGCTGCGCCAGCTGGGCGGCATCAGCGGCTTTCCGCGCCGCGATGAGAGCGAGTACGACACCTTCGGCACCGGCCACTCCAGCACCTCGATTTCGGCCGCCCATGGCATGGCCATGGCCGCCAAGCTCAAGGGCGAGGATCGCAAGGCGGTGGCCATCATCGGCGACGGCTCCATGACCGCCGGTATGGCTTTCGAGGCGCTGAACAACGCCGGTGTGGCCCATGGTGGCCTGCTGGGCGATGTGCTGGTGGTGCTGAACGACAACGATATGTCGATCAGCCCGCCGGTGGGCGCGCTCAACAAGTATCTGGCCCGCCTGATGAGCGGCAAGTTCTACGCCGCGGCTCGCGAGGGCGCCAAGTCGGTGCTGAAGAACACGCCGCTCTACGAGTTTGCGCGCCGCTTCGAGGAGCACACCAAGGGCATGGTCGTGCCCGGCACCATCTTCGAGGAGTTCGGCTTCAACTATGTAGGCCCCATCGACGGCCATGATCTGGACGCCCTGATCCCCACGCTGGAGAACCTGCGCGACAAGAAGGGTCCGCAGTTCCTGCATGTGGTGACCAAGAAGGGTGCCGGCTACAAGCTGGCCGAGGCCGATCCGGTCAAGTACCACGCCGCCTCGGGCAAGTTCGATCCGGCCGTGGGCTTCGTCAAGCCGGCCACGCCGCCCAAGCCCACCTTCACCCAGATCTTCGGCGAGTGGCTGTGCGACATGGCCGAGCAGGACCAGCGCCTGGTGGGCATCACGCCCGCCATGCGCGAGGGTTCGGGCATGGTGGACTTCCACAAGCGTTTCCCCACCCGTTATCACGATGTGGGCATCGCCGAGCAGCATTCGGTCACCTTTGCCGCCGGTCTGGCGTGTGAGGGCCTCAAGCCGGTGGTGGCGATCTACTCCACCTTCCTGCAGCGCGCCTACGACCAACTGGTCCACGATGTGGCCATCCAGAACCTGCCGGTGCTGTTCGCCCTGGACCGCGCCGGTCTGGTGGGCGCTGACGGCGCCACGCATGCGGGCAACTACGACATCGCCTTCACCCGCTGCATTCCCAATATGGCGCTGCTGACCCCGGCCGACGAGAACGAGTGCCGCCAGGCTCTGTTCACCGGCTTCCAGCACAACGGACCCGTCACGGTGCGCTACCCGCGCGGCAGCGGCGTGGGGAGCGTGGTGCAAAAGGAGATGCAAGCCCTGCCCTGGGGCAAGGGCGAGGTGCGCCGCCAGGGTTCGCGCATTGCCATCCTGGCCTTCGGCACCCTGCTGTACCCGGCGCTCAAGGCCGCCGAGGCCCTGGACGCCACGGTGGCGAATATGCGCTTCGTCAAGCCGCTGGACACGGCCCTGGTGGCCGAGCTGGCGCGCACGCACGAGGCCATCGTCACGGTGGAAGACAGCTGCCTGATGGGCGGTGCCGGCTCGGCCGTGCTGGAAGCCCTGCAGGCTGCCGGCCTGAATGTGCCGGTGCTGCAACTGGGCTTGCCCGACGAGTTCATCGAGCATGGCGACCCGGCCAAGCTGATGAG is part of the Shinella sp. XGS7 genome and harbors:
- a CDS encoding polyprenyl synthetase family protein, which translates into the protein MQRSLQSVEVALSDWVPADAPAGLGEAMRYAVLDGGKRLRPLLVLAGCEAVQGEAEAALRAACAVELIHAYSLVHDDMPCMDNDVLRRGKPTVHVAYGEAQAMLAGDAMQALAFEVLTPESGVAPALQARLCALLARASGHAGMAGGQAIDLASVGKALDENTLRDMHRRKTGVLLQASVLMGAACGPASAQAWQALSDYGAAIGLAFQVVDDILDVTQDSAVLGKTAGKDQDANKPTYVSVLGLDEARAYACRLRDQAHEALARSGLASTAWLSVLADKVVERDN
- the dxs gene encoding 1-deoxy-D-xylulose-5-phosphate synthase; this encodes MNYALLKTVNSPSDLRRLPRADLGRLADELRAYVLESVSKTGGHLGSNLGTVELTIALHYVFNTPQDRLVWDVGHQTYPHKVLTGRREAMATLRQLGGISGFPRRDESEYDTFGTGHSSTSISAAHGMAMAAKLKGEDRKAVAIIGDGSMTAGMAFEALNNAGVAHGGLLGDVLVVLNDNDMSISPPVGALNKYLARLMSGKFYAAAREGAKSVLKNTPLYEFARRFEEHTKGMVVPGTIFEEFGFNYVGPIDGHDLDALIPTLENLRDKKGPQFLHVVTKKGAGYKLAEADPVKYHAASGKFDPAVGFVKPATPPKPTFTQIFGEWLCDMAEQDQRLVGITPAMREGSGMVDFHKRFPTRYHDVGIAEQHSVTFAAGLACEGLKPVVAIYSTFLQRAYDQLVHDVAIQNLPVLFALDRAGLVGADGATHAGNYDIAFTRCIPNMALLTPADENECRQALFTGFQHNGPVTVRYPRGSGVGSVVQKEMQALPWGKGEVRRQGSRIAILAFGTLLYPALKAAEALDATVANMRFVKPLDTALVAELARTHEAIVTVEDSCLMGGAGSAVLEALQAAGLNVPVLQLGLPDEFIEHGDPAKLMSQCGLDAAGIEQSILKRFGARPALVRAANQ